The following proteins are encoded in a genomic region of Streptococcus cristatus AS 1.3089:
- the rnz gene encoding ribonuclease Z, whose amino-acid sequence MQLQFLGTGAGQPSKARNVSSLVLKLLEEINEVWMFDCGEGTQHQILETTIKPRKISKIFITHLHGDHIFGLPGFLSSRSFQANEEQTDLEIYGPVGIKNFVMTSLRVSGSRLPYRIDFHEFDENSLGKILETDKFTVYADKLDHTIFCVGYRVMQKDLEGTLDADKLREAGVPFGPLFGKVKNGQDIVLDDGTKIIAADYISAPRPGKTITILGDTRKTDSSVRLAVAADVLVHEATYGKGDEKMARKHGHSTNMQAAEVAKEAGAKRLLLNHISARFLAKDISQMRRDASAVFEKVHVVKDLEEVEL is encoded by the coding sequence ATGCAATTACAATTTTTAGGAACCGGAGCCGGTCAGCCCTCCAAGGCTCGCAATGTGTCCAGTCTTGTCCTCAAGCTTTTGGAGGAAATCAATGAGGTCTGGATGTTTGATTGCGGTGAAGGTACCCAGCACCAGATCTTGGAGACAACGATTAAACCGCGCAAAATCAGCAAGATTTTCATCACGCATCTGCATGGCGATCATATTTTTGGCTTGCCGGGCTTTTTATCCAGTCGCTCCTTTCAGGCTAATGAAGAGCAAACGGATTTGGAAATTTATGGCCCAGTCGGTATCAAGAATTTTGTGATGACAAGCCTGCGCGTGTCTGGTTCCCGTCTGCCTTATCGGATTGATTTTCATGAGTTTGATGAAAACAGTCTGGGCAAGATTCTGGAAACGGACAAGTTCACTGTTTATGCGGATAAGCTAGACCACACGATTTTCTGTGTGGGTTATCGGGTCATGCAGAAAGATTTGGAAGGAACGCTGGATGCGGACAAGCTGCGCGAGGCGGGTGTTCCCTTTGGTCCCCTCTTTGGTAAGGTCAAGAATGGTCAGGATATCGTCCTAGATGATGGGACCAAAATCATCGCGGCTGATTATATCTCAGCCCCTCGACCGGGTAAGACCATTACTATTTTGGGTGACACAAGAAAGACCGATTCAAGTGTTCGCTTGGCTGTGGCGGCAGATGTGCTGGTTCATGAAGCGACCTATGGCAAGGGAGATGAGAAAATGGCTCGTAAACATGGCCATTCGACCAATATGCAAGCTGCAGAAGTAGCCAAGGAAGCCGGTGCCAAGCGTCTCCTGCTCAATCATATCAGTGCTCGCTTTCTAGCTAAGGACATTAGCCAAATGCGCCGCGATGCCAGCGCTGTCTTTGAAAAGGTCCATGTGGTTAAGGACTTGGAAGAGGTGGAGTTATAG